One stretch of Halapricum desulfuricans DNA includes these proteins:
- a CDS encoding ATP synthase subunit A — protein sequence MSQAQQSDVREDGVIESVSGPVVTADLDARMNDVVYVGHEGLMGEVIEIEGDVTTIQVYEETSGVSSGEPVETTGQPLTVDLGPGMLDSIYDGVQRPLQVLEEKMNSAFLDRGVDAPGIDMETVWEFTPEVEEGDEVEPGDIVGTVPETRTIDHKVMVPPDYEGGEVVEAKSGNFTVEETVVELDNGEAVTMHQEWPVRQQRPANEKQTPTEPLVSGQRILDGLFPIAKGGTAAIPGPFGSGKTVTQHQLAKWADADIVVYVGCGERGNEMTEVIEDFPELEDPTTGNPLMDRTTLIANTSNMPVAARESSVYTGITIAEYFRDMGYNVALMADSTSRWAEAMREISSRLEEMPGEEGYPAYLAARLAEFYERAGYFENVNGTEGSVSVIGAVSPPGGDFSEPVTQNTLRIVKTFWALDADLAERRHFPAINWNESYSLYRDQLDPWFEENVESDWSEQRQWAIDTLDEESELQEIVQLVGKDALPEDQQLTLEVARYLREAWLQQNAFHDVDTYCEPEKTYRILEAIKTFNDEAFDALDAGVPVEEITDIESLPRLNRIGVQEDYNEFVDELEDDIASELRGMY from the coding sequence ATGAGTCAAGCACAACAATCCGACGTCCGTGAAGACGGCGTCATCGAGAGCGTATCGGGCCCCGTCGTCACGGCGGACCTCGACGCCCGGATGAACGACGTGGTGTACGTCGGTCACGAAGGGCTGATGGGCGAAGTGATCGAGATCGAAGGCGACGTGACGACGATCCAGGTGTACGAGGAGACCTCCGGCGTGTCGTCGGGCGAACCTGTCGAAACGACCGGGCAGCCGCTGACAGTCGATCTCGGACCGGGGATGCTGGATTCGATCTACGACGGCGTTCAGCGTCCGCTGCAGGTCCTCGAAGAGAAGATGAACAGTGCGTTCCTCGACCGCGGAGTCGACGCCCCTGGGATCGACATGGAGACCGTCTGGGAGTTCACTCCCGAGGTCGAGGAAGGCGACGAGGTCGAACCCGGCGACATCGTCGGGACCGTCCCGGAGACGCGGACAATCGATCACAAGGTGATGGTTCCGCCCGACTACGAGGGCGGGGAGGTCGTCGAGGCGAAGTCCGGGAACTTCACCGTCGAGGAGACGGTCGTCGAACTGGACAACGGCGAAGCGGTGACGATGCACCAGGAGTGGCCGGTCCGCCAGCAGCGTCCGGCCAACGAAAAACAGACGCCGACCGAACCGCTGGTCTCCGGTCAGCGTATCCTCGACGGGCTGTTCCCCATTGCGAAAGGCGGGACGGCCGCGATCCCCGGGCCGTTCGGTTCCGGGAAAACGGTGACCCAGCACCAGCTCGCCAAGTGGGCCGACGCGGACATCGTCGTCTACGTCGGCTGTGGCGAACGGGGCAACGAGATGACCGAAGTCATCGAGGACTTCCCCGAACTGGAGGACCCGACGACGGGCAATCCGCTGATGGACCGGACGACGCTGATCGCCAACACCTCGAACATGCCGGTCGCGGCCCGCGAGTCGTCGGTGTACACCGGCATTACAATCGCGGAGTACTTCCGTGACATGGGCTACAACGTCGCGCTGATGGCCGACTCCACCTCTCGGTGGGCCGAGGCCATGCGCGAGATCTCCTCGCGACTCGAGGAGATGCCCGGCGAGGAGGGGTATCCCGCGTACCTCGCCGCGCGACTGGCGGAGTTCTACGAGCGGGCGGGTTACTTCGAGAACGTCAACGGCACCGAGGGATCGGTATCGGTCATCGGTGCGGTCTCCCCGCCCGGCGGGGACTTCTCGGAGCCGGTCACCCAGAACACGCTGCGGATCGTCAAGACGTTCTGGGCGCTGGACGCCGACCTCGCGGAGCGGCGGCACTTCCCGGCGATCAACTGGAACGAGTCCTACTCGCTGTACCGCGACCAGCTCGACCCGTGGTTCGAGGAGAACGTCGAATCGGACTGGTCCGAACAGCGCCAGTGGGCGATCGACACCCTCGACGAGGAGTCCGAGCTGCAGGAGATCGTCCAGCTAGTCGGCAAGGACGCGCTGCCGGAAGACCAGCAGCTGACGCTGGAGGTCGCCCGGTACCTGCGCGAGGCGTGGCTCCAGCAGAACGCCTTCCACGACGTCGACACCTACTGTGAGCCCGAAAAGACCTACCGGATCCTCGAGGCGATCAAGACGTTCAACGACGAGGCCTTCGACGCGCTGGACGCCGGCGTGCCGGTCGAGGAGATCACCGACATCGAGTCGCTCCCACGGTTGAACCGCATCGGCGTTCAGGAAGACTACAACGAGTTCGTGGACGAACTCGAGGACGACATCGCGAGCGAACTCCGGGGGATGTACTAA
- a CDS encoding V-type ATP synthase subunit F — MSKEIAVVGTPDFTTGFRLAGVRQAVNVREDEMESELDETVEELLTSDDVGILVMHDDDLAYLSRGVREAVQQSVDPVLVTLGGGTESGNLREQIKRAIGIDLMEGDEQQL; from the coding sequence ATGAGCAAGGAAATAGCCGTCGTCGGCACGCCCGACTTCACGACCGGGTTCCGGCTCGCGGGCGTTCGGCAAGCGGTCAACGTCCGGGAAGACGAGATGGAGTCGGAACTCGACGAAACCGTCGAGGAACTGCTCACCAGCGACGATGTGGGCATTCTCGTGATGCACGACGACGATCTGGCGTATCTCTCGCGGGGCGTCCGCGAGGCAGTCCAGCAGAGTGTCGATCCGGTGCTGGTGACGCTCGGTGGCGGCACCGAGAGCGGGAATCTGCGCGAACAGATCAAGCGAGCGATCGGTATCGACCTGATGGAAGGAGACGAACAGCAACTATGA
- a CDS encoding V-type ATP synthase subunit C gives MSAQYGGSTEDASNYEYVTARVSARRASLFDEDDYRKLVRMGTGEIARFMEETEYGREMNALGARYSGVDLIEYALNRNLAKHFNDLLRWADGEAYDFIARYLRKFDAWNVKTALRGIYSEAGADAIQSDFIRAGEFDEALLERLSMADSIENAIEVLDQTIFADALREAYDDYEETNLLVPLENAVDRVFYEDIDEGLPSRVQADRATELYIEFITAEIDFSNVRNTLRLARSGADMDPAAYFIDGGRLFSAEELRQLIGNRDQLVEHIRESIYGDTLADALTELEDSDDIVRFENALDAALLAYADRLANRYPPSVCSVLSYILAKEREVDNIQAVARGREADLPPEEIETELISL, from the coding sequence ATGAGCGCACAGTACGGCGGCTCGACCGAGGACGCGAGCAATTACGAATACGTGACTGCGCGGGTCAGCGCCCGGCGAGCGTCGCTGTTCGACGAGGACGATTACCGCAAACTCGTCCGGATGGGGACCGGCGAAATCGCCCGGTTTATGGAGGAGACCGAGTACGGACGGGAGATGAACGCCCTCGGTGCTCGATACTCGGGAGTCGATCTCATCGAGTACGCGCTCAATCGCAACCTCGCGAAGCACTTCAACGACCTGTTGCGGTGGGCCGACGGCGAGGCCTACGACTTCATCGCCCGCTATCTCCGGAAGTTCGACGCCTGGAACGTCAAGACGGCACTTCGTGGCATCTACTCCGAAGCCGGTGCCGACGCGATCCAGTCGGACTTCATCCGAGCGGGTGAGTTCGACGAGGCGTTGCTCGAACGGCTGTCGATGGCCGATTCGATCGAGAACGCGATCGAAGTGCTCGATCAGACGATCTTCGCCGACGCCCTACGCGAGGCGTACGACGATTACGAGGAGACGAACCTGCTCGTGCCGCTGGAAAACGCAGTCGATCGAGTCTTTTACGAGGACATCGACGAGGGGTTGCCGTCCCGCGTCCAGGCGGACAGGGCGACGGAGCTGTATATCGAGTTCATCACCGCAGAAATCGATTTCAGCAACGTCCGTAACACCCTGCGGCTGGCTCGCAGCGGTGCGGACATGGATCCCGCCGCGTACTTTATCGACGGTGGCCGGCTGTTCAGCGCAGAGGAGTTGCGGCAGTTGATCGGCAATCGCGATCAGCTCGTCGAGCACATCCGCGAGAGTATTTACGGCGACACCCTCGCGGACGCGCTGACCGAACTCGAAGACAGCGACGACATCGTTCGCTTCGAGAACGCGCTCGACGCCGCGCTGCTCGCGTACGCTGACCGCCTCGCGAACCGCTATCCGCCGTCTGTGTGCTCAGTGCTGTCGTACATTCTCGCGAAGGAGCGGGAGGTCGATAACATTCAGGCGGTCGCGCGCGGACGCGAGGCGGACCTCCCACCGGAGGAAATCGAAACGGAGCTGATATCGCTATGA